From Amycolatopsis sp. cg9, one genomic window encodes:
- a CDS encoding pyridoxamine 5'-phosphate oxidase family protein produces MVVESSRVPAGLAEAFVRVAHRIVWCTLVTVDRRGRPRSRVVHPIWERTPDGLRGRLFTRPTPLKLAHLAASPYVSCSYWDPRHEVAVAECRAEFADDEESRKDLWDLFASTPEPLGYDPKILGGEDHRDPKITVLRLTPWRISAAGEAWRAA; encoded by the coding sequence ATGGTTGTGGAATCTAGCAGAGTGCCGGCCGGGCTGGCCGAAGCGTTCGTGCGCGTGGCGCACCGGATCGTCTGGTGCACGCTGGTGACGGTCGACCGGCGGGGCCGGCCGCGGTCCCGGGTCGTCCACCCGATCTGGGAGCGCACGCCGGATGGCTTGCGCGGGCGGCTGTTCACCCGCCCGACGCCGTTGAAGCTCGCGCACCTGGCGGCGTCGCCGTACGTGTCGTGCTCGTACTGGGACCCGCGGCACGAAGTCGCGGTCGCGGAGTGCCGGGCGGAGTTCGCCGACGACGAGGAGAGCCGGAAGGACCTGTGGGACCTCTTCGCGTCGACCCCGGAGCCGCTCGGCTACGACCCGAAGATCCTGGGCGGGGAAGACCACCGCGACCCGAAGATCACGGTGCTGCGCCTGACACCCTGGCGGATCTCGGCCGCCGGCGAAGCCTGGCGCGCGGCCTAA
- a CDS encoding helix-turn-helix transcriptional regulator has product MSTERKLIDPERVSAAVDGLGDRAVIDEWARRFSVVADPSRLALLVSIHYAREISVTDLAAATGMTDTAVSQALRLLRAHGLVTPQRTGRVVRYRLADATVHELIHHVRPHPEHPANDDEDR; this is encoded by the coding sequence GTGAGCACCGAGCGCAAGCTGATCGACCCGGAACGCGTCTCGGCGGCGGTCGACGGGCTCGGCGACCGCGCCGTCATCGACGAATGGGCCCGGCGCTTCTCCGTGGTCGCCGACCCGTCCCGGCTGGCCCTGCTGGTCTCCATCCACTACGCCCGCGAGATCAGCGTCACCGACCTCGCCGCCGCCACCGGCATGACGGACACCGCCGTGTCGCAAGCTTTGCGGCTACTGCGGGCCCACGGCCTGGTCACGCCGCAGCGCACCGGCCGCGTGGTGCGCTACCGGCTCGCCGACGCGACCGTGCACGAACTCATCCACCACGTCCGGCCCCACCCCGAACATCCCGCGAACGACGACGAGGACCGGTAG
- a CDS encoding MarR family winged helix-turn-helix transcriptional regulator, whose protein sequence is MVVHPSTLDLSLTALFAGWAMTDEVQRRLAGQGFEELRFNDGVVIQHVLAAPLSITVLAERMGVTQQAASKAVADLERRGLLRREPSPDDARTKLLHLTGHALAAVEATRVLRQELQEELVAEYGAGRVEDARDLLASVIGRFGGDAAIRGRRVRPPR, encoded by the coding sequence ATGGTTGTGCATCCTAGCACCCTCGACCTGTCCCTGACCGCGCTCTTCGCGGGCTGGGCCATGACCGACGAGGTCCAGCGGCGCCTCGCCGGGCAGGGCTTCGAAGAACTGCGGTTCAACGACGGCGTCGTGATCCAGCACGTCCTGGCCGCCCCGCTGTCGATCACCGTGCTGGCCGAGCGGATGGGCGTGACGCAGCAGGCGGCGTCGAAGGCCGTCGCCGACCTCGAACGCCGGGGTCTGCTGCGGCGCGAACCGTCACCGGATGACGCCCGCACGAAACTGCTGCACCTGACCGGGCACGCGCTGGCCGCCGTCGAGGCGACCCGCGTGCTGCGGCAGGAACTCCAGGAGGAACTGGTCGCGGAGTACGGCGCCGGCCGCGTCGAGGACGCCCGGGACCTGCTGGCTTCGGTGATCGGCCGCTTCGGCGGCGACGCCGCGATCCGCGGCCGCCGTGTCCGGCCGCCCCGCTGA
- a CDS encoding PaaI family thioesterase, producing MTDVAAAAETRSKTITWQDPLPTARLGATLSGLEYLTAIKDGRIPGPPIAAHFGLRWERIEHGVVEAVAEPDESLYNPIGMVHGGVAATMLDSVVGCAVHSTLPAGVGYASVELKVSYLRAIHAGRGEIRAVGRVVKEGSRIAFAEGEIRDAEGKLLATASGTCVLTR from the coding sequence ATGACCGACGTGGCCGCCGCAGCGGAGACCCGCTCGAAGACCATCACCTGGCAGGACCCGCTGCCGACCGCCCGGCTCGGCGCCACCCTGTCCGGCCTGGAGTACCTGACGGCCATCAAGGACGGCCGCATCCCGGGCCCGCCGATCGCCGCCCACTTCGGGCTCCGCTGGGAGCGCATCGAGCACGGCGTCGTCGAGGCGGTCGCCGAGCCGGACGAGTCGCTGTACAACCCGATCGGCATGGTCCACGGCGGCGTGGCGGCCACGATGCTCGACTCGGTGGTCGGCTGCGCGGTGCACTCGACGTTGCCGGCGGGGGTCGGGTACGCGTCGGTGGAGCTGAAGGTGAGCTACCTGCGCGCGATCCACGCCGGCCGCGGCGAGATCCGGGCGGTCGGCCGCGTGGTGAAGGAGGGGTCGCGGATCGCGTTCGCCGAGGGGGAGATCCGCGACGCCGAGGGCAAGCTGCTGGCGACGGCGTCGGGGACCTGCGTGCTCACCCGCTAG